GGATAGCTTTTTTCATATTGGACCATCCAAGTAGGACAAAGAACTAATCAAGTTTTGCATACTCATACGGAGGCATCGATCCGCAATTTTGGTATGGTTTGGCCGATTGGTCAGCCAAGTGGTGGTTTGCTGGATCGAGCGTTGCGATCGCGTGAAATTTGGGTAGAGGTTGCCTCGAAAGCCGGATTTCATTTGGATCGGTGCGGCTCGCTGCACTTGGCATACAGACAGGATGAAATGGATGTCCTGCAAGAGTTTGTGGAGACTCGACGGGACGACAAGTACTCAATTGCCTTGCTTACACCGAATCAGGTGGCTGAAAAAAGCAGTGCAGCGGCTGCAAGAGGAGTTTGCCACTGAACTGGCAACTTTGCGGGGACGGGTAGATGTTTTGGAAGCTCACAATGCTACCTTAGAATCACAGCAGTTTTCTACGACCACCAAGCTTAACGCTGAAGTCATCTGGTAATGTTAGCACATCAACTGATTCAGTTCAACTAGGAGCCAGTTTCCGAGTGACTCCTAAAGTGGTTGTCTCTGGTTGGTTTGACTATATGTTTGCTGATTCCGAAGTGAGTGACGATGACGCAAGAGTCTTGAATTTTGCAGCCAACGTTGTTTTCCCAGATTTGGGTAAGAAAGGTAACATAGGTGCCTTGGTTTTTGGAATTCCACCTAAAGTCGTAAGCAATAGCATTAGTGCTAATGAGGATAGAGATACATCATTTCATATCGAAGCGTTGTACCGTCACCAACTCACCAGCAATATTGCTATCACCTCTGGTGGGATTGTAATTACCAATCCCGAACACAACAGTAGCAACGATACTATTTTTGTCGGAGTTGTGCGAACTACCTTTAAGTTTTAATTAATTACTTCCTTCCCGCTCGAAGAATACCTATTTAAATGAACCGCAAAGACGCAAAGAGCGCGAAGAAAGAAAAGAAGATCGGTAATCTTATGGCGGGAAGGGAGTAGTTCGTAGACTTGATTTTAGTTAGAGTATTGAATTAAACACACAATCAAAATCTGAGGATAATCGCTCTCTTGTAAAATTGGGACAGAAGTGCTATGTTCATAAGCCTGCAAATCTAAATTCCAATCGCACAAGTAGCTGAGGTGTTGGTGACAGAGTAGCAATTAGTATCCAGCAATCCGATAACTAAGTAGATAACGAAGAAGCACCAGAAGCATGAAATCACTTTCTTTTTTTGAAAAAGCTGAAAATTTACCTAAAAATGAGCTGATCTCGGCTGAGGTAATCAAAAATTTCATAGCAGAAAAATATGAAATAACTTTTCCATTTGAATGTGTGTTAATAGGAGAAGAAGGAGAACGAGGATATAACGATCATTACCTAATAAAAGGAGAAAATTTTCGTTATGTCTTTCGAGTGTATCTGAATGGTAAGTACTATGCTCCAGAATTGGAAAATTTTCAGTTTGAATTAGATTTGTTGGAGTTTGTGTTTTCTCAAGGTGTTCCCGTATCATACCCCATTACTCAAAAGCAAGGAGGAACTATGTCGGTGATACAAACAAATGTTGGATTGAGAGCTTGTGCTCTTTTTTCTTATGCTGAAGGGAAGCCTATTGAGGAAGACACAGATCCTACACCGACTCAATGTTTTGAACTAGGTAAAGCCATAGCATCCTTTCATTTAGCGGCAGATTCATTTCAAAGTCAACACCATAGAAATCATCTTAATGAAGATTATTTAGTAAAACTGCCGCTAAGATTTATTGAAGCCAATTGGTCTGAAGAACAAAAAGCAGAATTACCAGAATTAGCTATGGTAGATGAGTTATTACAGCATTTTGTGCAACTTAAAAAAGAATCAAATAATTATGGCATCATACACGGTGATATAAATACAGGCAATTTCCATTTTACAGATGACAATCAAATCACACTTTTTGACTTTGATTACTGTGCCTATGGATGGAGATCTTACGATTTGGTTCTTGCTGAGGAACTAAATGAGGAAGTACGTAAATCACTTTTAGACGGCTATCAATCTGTACGTAGTTTGTCTGTTGATGAATTAGAAAGTATAAGCCTCTTGTACCACTTAAGGGAGATATGGGATTGGGGCGATGAGTTAGCAATTGATCTAGTAAGATAGCTTCAATTCGATTGCTACTTATGACCTAAGCAAGGAGAATCTAAAAACTTACGTTTTATGATGATAGGTGATCTAAATCAAGAGGATCGCTCTCAACATAGTCTTTCGCGGTCATGTCTTCAAGAGACACTACCAAACCTTCTACTGATTGGAAGCGTTCAGATTCAGGGAGTAATTGCAACCATTTTTCAAGAAGTTGATCCCATTTTAGTTCCCCAAATTGAACCTGTTCTTCATTACGAATAAACCAAAACATCAATTGGACTTTAGGCGCATTCCAAGAAGGTGCTGCACGTACTCTAATTTCACGTAGGGTACGAAGAGCTTCGCCTTCAGCACTTTCTTTATCATGTTTATCTTGCATCCGGGTTTGAAGCTTTTTAGCAAATCTTCCAAAATCATCAGGAAAAGCAAATCGAACTCGCTTTCGCGCCAATGCTTGTACCAGTGCTCTAATCTCTTCATCGCTTCGGCATCCCACCTTACGCTCCCATTGTGTAACAACAGCCTTTTCTACTGTCATCACCCGATCAAGATCGGCAACGAGATTAAGCTCTGCAACCCCTGGAATATAGGCGAACTGAGGTCGTCTACTTTTTTGAATCTCATACAAAAGTTGCTCATTAACCTCTACAAGAGGTACTACCTCTACGAATGGACGATCCGCACTGGAACGCACAATATCGCATGTCTGTGTAACTACAACAAAACCCTTGACTTCGGATTCTACAAGGTCAGTGTTTTCTTGTGCAACATCAGCAGAATCTGATGTTAGAGGACGTTGAGGATTAAAGCGTTGAATAAACCAATATTCCCCAAGCACGCAATCACCCTGACACCACTCCTTGAGAGTGTCATCTACTTCTCGAATCCAAACATCACGCTCATTGCCCACTACTGTTTCTTTGGCTCCTTGCTGCTCTGGCAGATCTGGATCGTCCACGTTCAAGGTGGACAGGCTCTTGAAGAGCATCAACTAAATCAGATGGATTCTGCGGCATACGTGACATACGCGCACTTTCAGACAGGGGAACTAATTGTGGTGTCTTAGATGTACTCCCAGGTCCAAGATTCTGCTTAACCTCTTCGTGTTTACCTGCTATTAGTAAATCCAAAAGAGGTCTACCATCACTACCGGGTTTCAACAAGAGACTGCGATTGAGACTTGCGCTCCCTCGATCAATGTATTGAATCGTGCCTAAAATTCGATTTAGATTTTCCTCATTAAAACGAGATAACGGTTGTCCACTTGCCCAGAAATGAAGACTTCTGCGCGAAACATTAAAGAGCTTAGCGAGTTGATCCCACGTCAATCCACTCAACTTCCTCAGATCGTTAAGAGCTTTCTGCGTTACTTCTGTAGAACTGGTTGATGGTAAAGTAATCCCACTTGTTGTCGTTGTGAAAGCAGCTAACAAATCCAGATCAACAGTCACTCTAGAAGTATTTGTACTATAACGAACCATGAAAATTCTAGGGGCGATAAATTGATGATTATTTAAATGACCCATAGCTCCGAGCGCAGAAGTGCTTAATAACTGTTCGGACTTTCTACCCAAAAGACTACTCATAATTTACCTCCGAATCGTCGCAAAAAATCATCTTCCACTGCCCATCGGAAGAAAGTATAAATTCTCTCAGCAAAATACTGTGCTTCGCTCATCAACGCTTCAATACTAAAGTCCCGATTTTTTAAAAGGGACATATCTAGATCGAGTATCCAACTGGGTTCAGCAATAGGTTCAATTGCATCTGGATCAAAAGTTACACCAGATGGCATAATTCCCCACCTTGCAATAATTTGTTCACCGCCCTCTGGAATGACAAACAAAGATTCATTAATAGTTTGATGAATATATTCTCTAAACTCAGCAGCTATAATACCAGCTATCTCAGGTTTCACAATTGATGATATATCTTTCAAATTTTGACCAACAAGTCTATCGATATATCGCAAGCCAAATCGTTCAATAATCCCAGGATTAAAACTTTCATTGAGTGCTATAAGCACACTCTTTAAACGCTCTAGAAAATCACTACGACTTGAGTAATCAGTTGTCTCAAGTGCTATAAAGTTAGGTGCTAGTGAAACTCTCCAACTATCTGTTGTGTTCACAAACCGCCAAGTCACTTGAGGTGTAGTTTGCACAACACCTTGAGAACCAAAAACTAAGCCCTGAGTTTGTTCGGGTTTAAGGATAGGATATTTTTCTCGAATTGCTTCTTGAAATGAACCCACAAAATCTTTTTTCTCAATTGAAAGAATGGGTGGAAAGCGTACCTGTGCAATCACTCGAACAAGAGGTGCATTTTCTAGTGGCACTTCTGGGGGTGGTTGTGCAATGAGTGGGTTGATATTAACCACTTTCTACATCCTTTGTGGAGCTTGAGCGCGAAATTGAGCATAGTCAGAGACGAGAGATATTGCCTATCGTTCCCTATAACTATACTAAAGCAATAATGTGAAGTACAGTGTGAAGTTTAACATGAATTTCCATTGCGAGGAATATCAATCAGTTTAGATAATAGAACCATACCTGTTATCGGCTCCATTACATAACCAAGATGTGGTGGCTGTAGCATTTCAAGAGGTTGGGCGATCGCTAACTCTTGCAAGTCGGAACTCATCTGCTGCACATGCCTCAACTGTTGTCGCTGCAATTCCCGTCGAGTGCTAGAGTGAATGTTGGGTAGCTGTCGCCCTCTATTAAGATCTAAATAGCCCTATACTTCCTTTCTTATGACTACAATCACTGCGAAACGCTTTACGATATCTGAATATGAACATCTAGCAGAACTCGGATTTTTTGGGGAAGATGACCGAGTTGAACTCATTAATGGAGAAATTATCCAAATGGTTTCTAAAGGTAAACCGCATTCTGTTTGTAGCACCCGATTATTTCGAGAGTTCTTCAAGCTTATTGGAGAAAGAGCAACATTACGAGGACAAGAACCGATTTTGGTTCCTAACTACACCCAACCTGAACCAGATTTAGTTATTGTACAAAATCAAGATGATGATTATCTTAGATCTCATCCCAATCCATGCAATGTCTTACTTTTAATTGAAATTTCTGATTCTTCCTTAAAATATGACAAAGAAGTTAAATTACCAACTTATGCTCAAGGAGGTATTTCAGATTATTGGATATTTAATCTTATAGATAATTGTTTAGAATGCTACAGTACACCTTACCAAGATTTACAAGGTAAGTTTGGCTATAGAAAAAAGCTAGTTTTTCTACCTAATGAAACTGTCAATCTTCCCTACTTTTCCGATTTAATTCTGGATTTATCTAAAGTATTTCCTGCAACACAACATTAGAATTAACTATATGGAGGTATGAAATGAGCCGTCAACCATTGCTTGATTTGACGCGTTCATATACTTTTAGGAATTATTTTGAATTAGGATTTCCTGTTGATGATTTAGTAGCCGAATTTGGTTATTCTTTTGATCGCAAGTTCCTCGCTTTACCAAAATACTCTGGAACTCTAGACCGAATATCTGATTTGAAACAACGTATTGAAGAAGTATTACCTTACGTAGATTTAGAAAATGAAGCAACTCGTCGGGAAATGCTTATCGCACCGACCATAACAGATTTAATTCATTATTCTCGCGCTAAATTGCGAATTGAATATAGTATTAAAGTTAACAATCAACTCCAAGGAAATTTAGATTATTACTTACGTTCTTCAACTAATTTAATTGTTATTGAAGCTAAACAAGCCGACTTAAATCGGGGATTTACACAATTAGCAACAGAAATGATAGCGCTTGACCAATGGATAGATTCAAATCAAACCGAAATAATTGGAGCAGTCACAACAGGCAATATTTGGCAATTTGGAATTTTATATCGGCAACAAAAACTCATTGAAGAAGGAATTAATCTTTACCGAGTCACGGAGGAATTGGAAGATGTTGTCAGAATTTTACTAGCTGCACTAATGTAACTTTTAATCAAAATTAAAGCTTTTCTACGATGATTGCTGAAAGCAGTCCTGTAGCAATCATATTAAGATTTAACTCGAAGAATATCTATATTAAATGAATCGCAAAGACTCGTTCGCGTTCGCGAAGCGTTTGCCTTGCACATAGCTTACCGACGAAGGAGGCATAGTACACGAAGAAAGAAAAGAAGAAGATCGGGAATCTTGTGGCGGGTTGCAATCCCAGTTTCCTGAGATTGCAGCACGGTTTGATGTGGAACAGAATTTGATTTTTTGGGGAATGCGAGCACTACTTACTAGAATTTAGAGAGGGATTAAAGATTTGTTTACTCTAAGAAATTTGGCAGAGGACTGACACTACCGTTACGACCAACAGCAGGAATCTCTAATAAAGTACCATCTGTGGCTTTCCCAGTGCCATCGTCAGTGACATAGGTTTCATTCCCTGGATGCCCATTTGTGACAAATAATTGTGGGTGATCGAAAGGTGCTTTCTGATAGCGGACTCGTTCATCCGTCAGTCCTTTTAAGAAAGCAACTAATGACTCTTTTTCCTCTTCAGTCAGATTGAGTGGTGGTAGATTTCCAGAATCTGTTCCCCGGAAATCTCCTCCCCGATTGTAGAAATCAATGACTTCTCGCAAAGTCCGCTGTCCACCATTGTGGAAGTAAGGAGCGGTGAGTTCTACATTGCGAAGTCCGGGAGATTTAAACGCCCCATCTGCAATAACGGAAGTGATTGCGCGATTGGGAGCTTCACCGAAAATTTGCTGAAATTTCCCTTGTTCTGCTAACCGTGCTTCTGATAGTGAATTTCCAAAGGGGTCATTAGCACCCGCACCAAGGTCTTCAAAAGGAGGTCTGACACCGATTCTAAAGAAGCCAGTATCTTCGATCCGACCATCTGGTGCTCTTGAAAGCCTTCCATTTGTTGATACGTTACTAACTGAGGCGTTAGTAAATTCCGCTCCATTGTGGCAGAAAATGCACAAACCCTTTGAGCGAAAAACCTCTAACCCTGCTTTTTGTTGAGCAGTTAATGCACTGTTGTTCCCTTGTTGAAACCGGTCATAAGGAGCATCGTCAGAGATAAGTGTAGATTCGTACATTTGTACCGCTAGTCCAAAGAGGAGCGGGAAGTTATACTCCGTTAACGTGTATTCCTGAGTCGTT
This genomic interval from Scytonema hofmannii PCC 7110 contains the following:
- a CDS encoding iron uptake porin; protein product: MKSSGNVSTSTDSVQLGASFRVTPKVVVSGWFDYMFADSEVSDDDARVLNFAANVVFPDLGKKGNIGALVFGIPPKVVSNSISANEDRDTSFHIEALYRHQLTSNIAITSGGIVITNPEHNSSNDTIFVGVVRTTFKF
- a CDS encoding phosphotransferase enzyme family protein, coding for MKSLSFFEKAENLPKNELISAEVIKNFIAEKYEITFPFECVLIGEEGERGYNDHYLIKGENFRYVFRVYLNGKYYAPELENFQFELDLLEFVFSQGVPVSYPITQKQGGTMSVIQTNVGLRACALFSYAEGKPIEEDTDPTPTQCFELGKAIASFHLAADSFQSQHHRNHLNEDYLVKLPLRFIEANWSEEQKAELPELAMVDELLQHFVQLKKESNNYGIIHGDINTGNFHFTDDNQITLFDFDYCAYGWRSYDLVLAEELNEEVRKSLLDGYQSVRSLSVDELESISLLYHLREIWDWGDELAIDLVR
- a CDS encoding TIGR04255 family protein, which encodes MVNINPLIAQPPPEVPLENAPLVRVIAQVRFPPILSIEKKDFVGSFQEAIREKYPILKPEQTQGLVFGSQGVVQTTPQVTWRFVNTTDSWRVSLAPNFIALETTDYSSRSDFLERLKSVLIALNESFNPGIIERFGLRYIDRLVGQNLKDISSIVKPEIAGIIAAEFREYIHQTINESLFVIPEGGEQIIARWGIMPSGVTFDPDAIEPIAEPSWILDLDMSLLKNRDFSIEALMSEAQYFAERIYTFFRWAVEDDFLRRFGGKL
- a CDS encoding Uma2 family endonuclease, with translation MTTITAKRFTISEYEHLAELGFFGEDDRVELINGEIIQMVSKGKPHSVCSTRLFREFFKLIGERATLRGQEPILVPNYTQPEPDLVIVQNQDDDYLRSHPNPCNVLLLIEISDSSLKYDKEVKLPTYAQGGISDYWIFNLIDNCLECYSTPYQDLQGKFGYRKKLVFLPNETVNLPYFSDLILDLSKVFPATQH